Part of the Benincasa hispida cultivar B227 chromosome 12, ASM972705v1, whole genome shotgun sequence genome is shown below.
TCTTTCAAATCCTCCTCTGTTAGCTTCACACCTAGTGACCCAATGTTGCTGTCAAGGTTTCCAACTTTTGTTGTCCCTGTTGCAGAATGGGAAACGAAACAATGGGTTTGAACTGTCAACACAACAAACCATACCCTTCATTTGCAGAACCAAACTATCGGACACAATTCAATCTTTTCTCAACAtcctatattatattaattttacttaCTAGATCACTTGATGTATAGACTGTAAGTCACCATGGAGAGACAATGACATTGCAAATATTTGATTTCTAGATCTTCTATTTTGCTATTCTATGCCTACTATGCACCATTAGATTAACTTTAATCTTATTTTCATCTTGAAAATGTTATCATTCAAGATGTTATGATGaaagtttctctctcttttctatGGCATTCTTCAACAATTAACATTCTTACAACTCCATTTTGGACAGGAAGAGGAAGATATTTAGCATACCCGGGATGGGAACTATATCAATACCCTGATGGAGCAGCCATGCTAAAGCCAACTGAGCAGTCGTGCAGGAATGCTTGGCAGCCAGATCAACAAGCCGTTTGTACATAGTTTCATTAACTTCTAAATTCTCCTTGCTGAACCTTGGGTGTTTAACCTGCCAACACAACATTTCCACGAGTTATGATAAGAAGATTGACTTGCTCTGAATTTTCCTCTTACAAACTTACCAGCAAGCTCTCACTGGGCAAGCACTCTACAACCGCCTTTCCACCAAAGAAACCTCGACCTAAAGGACTGTAAGCCACCACCCCAATTCCAAGCTCTCTACAAAACACTATCCCTTCATCCACTGAGTCTGTCAAGATATAACTTTGTATTATCTAGTTGCCTTTCCTCACCTGCAAAGTGGGATTATCTCATCTTCAGTTTCACGGCTCCACAGGGAATACTCCATCTGTAAGGCAGTGATTGGATGAACTGCATGGGCTCTCCGGATCATGTCTACACTCGCTTCAGACAGACCAATGTACTTTATCTTCCCCTCCTCCACCAGCTTCTTCAGCTCTCCCATCTTCACAGCCATTCATCAAAATTTAAGGTGATTGTTTTTTCCAAACGGTGGAAAAAAGAAAGCTCAATATAGTCCTCAATGGAAGAAAGGGCTTACAGTTTCCTCAATTGGCACAGATAGGTCGACGCGATGCTGATAATAGAGGTCAATGTGATCAACTTGAAGCCGCTTGAGACTCGCTTCACAACACTTCCTTACATATTCAGGTGTCCCGTTTACTGCAAATTGAAAGCTTCCTAATGGCACAATGCCAAATTTTGTAGCTAACTGGATCTTTTCTCGAGGAAGCTGTTTCAGAGCCTGGCATATGAACATCTCAGCTAATTGGAAAGGTTTCAAACTCCACAACTTTTCAAAGTTTCTGTTATCAGAAAACACACCTTTCCAACCATGATTTCATTGTCGTGATCGGCTCCATAAAGATCGGAAGTATCGAAAAAGGTTATGCCTCTAGTGAAAACTTGTTTAATCATGCGGCATCCATCTTCATGAGTTAGGGGAGCATTGTAAAGTCCTGAGAGTCCTGCACATCCGAAACCCAACCTTGAAACCTGCACAACGATATCACAAGAATAACATTCAAATCTCATCAAATCAAGATCGAACTTCTGCTTGTAAATCCCAATCAAACCAAAAAATTTGGATTCTCCCAACTTTTATTGTTTGTTTTTCCTAGTTCCTATTTCTCAAATGTGATTAAGCTTACCTCCAGTCCTTGGCTACCCAGCTTCACTCTCGGGATTTGGCTCATATTTTGAGGCTTTTCCTCCATTTTACTCTGATCCAAAAGCTCAATTTGCAGATTTGAAACCCTAGAAAATTAAAGAGGAATTTTGAGGCTGTTGAGTTCTCTATTCTTAAACACTGAATGATGATCCTTTTACTTGTCCCCACTGATTGCCTTCGACGGACCTCCtttccaacatttttttttgtttattcgCAGGGCTGAGTTTTTTTTGCTTTAATTGTAAGGAATCTTACATTAAAAGATTTTGCGGTTGTGGGTAAATGCAATATCTTAACAATCGAGAACACATAGGGCCTTATTTTAAAGGTTTATCAGTCTTTTCTCCCGTCCTTGTTGCAAAATTTATGTATGAATCCCAACCACTCCAATCCAACCTGTAAGGTTAATTTACCTTGGTTAACTcttaaatatttgtttaattaatattctatttgattaataattaagtaaTTTCCCCCATCTTCAGCCATATTGAGGACAAGGCTACTTATGTTTTTCTTCAAATAGAGATAATTAAACCCATCTTTAGATAGTCATTTACTTGTACAACCTTGGTTGCATTATGTCTCATCTTGAATAACCTATCCATCTGTGGAACTTCAGTTACATTTTCCCCTATGAATGAGGGACAATTGGGACATTGGTGGTCTATATTAATCCCAAATCACAACCATTTCTCAATGGACAATGGACCATTAATGATGCAGCTGATTGGTATTAGCCTTAGGCCATGGCCAAACAAGGCAAGTCATCTCTAAAGTTGTGAGAGCACTCTTCAAAGAACAAAGTTTTATTCAATATGATTTTGAAAAACTCCATATTACAACCATGACAAATAACTTGGATTGCAAAATGTGTATTCTTGGATTCTCAACTGAGGTACACTGACATCTGTAGCAAGTTAGCAACTTTCACCATCAtcttttcaaacaaaaatggACCTTTCAGGCTTTTCATGGATCATGACGTTAGTTTCCACTAAGGGCGAAAAGTTTCAAAATGGTGAGAAGTCTCACATTGGCTTTCAGGTCCTTAATGGGGTATCTGTAAACTTCCACATATATTTGGTAAGAACATCATATTCTCGTTGGCCTCTAACTTCATCAACTGGCACAGCATCACCAAGTTCTTTGAAATCTTCCTCTGTTAGCTTCACATCCAAGGATTCAATGTTGCTGTCAAGGTTCCCAAGTTTGGTTGTTCCTGTTGCAGGAGAAACGAAAAGCAAAGAGTTGGAATGCTTCATTTACAGAACCAAAATACCAGAGGCCATTGTGGGTTGGAGTAAATTCAATATTCTCACCTATTTGGAGGTCAGTTTGATTCATGAGCCTCAATACATAAACTATGGAGGAGAAATCACATTGTATCAGTTTGACTTTATTACTATTAAACCTTGAAATCTCACTCAAATGGATTATGTTAATTATAGTCTTTCTCCAGTCTGATATATTACCATTCAAGATTTTAAGATGAAAAGTTTCTGTATTTGAATGCTGTCTCCAATCAAATATACCCATATCAATGTAtcacttgattctctgtcccaaCCGCATTTGGTGATTTATGTTGGTAGCTTATGGATCTCTATCCCAACTACATTTGGTGATTAATGTTGGTAGCTTATGGATCATAGCCTTCTTTATATAGTATTTTGGCTGCTACCATGATCATTATAccaatttttctttcatcaaAATATATTATTCTTCACCCATGAGTTATTTTCTTGCTTACAAAGTGGTGAGGAGAATAAATTAGATTATTTGTATATATAGTTAATACTAGTTTAGTTGTTTATATAGATTAACTAGTATTTAATTAGTATCTtagaattaattagttaattgacttattttttttaagactaTAACTAGCTACTTTAGAGTTGCAATAGGAAGGTTTTGATTATCATTTCAATATACAATATTGTTCTTAGAGAGAGTTCTCTCATCTTAAGGATTGGACTCCCCTTGTTTGGCCATAGACTTGGCCTAATACCTTTTCCCGCTGCATCACAAGGGCAACAGATCTGTATTGTTTTTATCCAGGACAAGATCAAGAGGAAGGACATAAACACATACCTGGGATGGGAACAATATCAATACCCTGATGGAGCAGCCAGGCTAAAGCCAACCGATAAGCCTGTAAAACGCATCCCATCAGTTTGTTATTCAATAGAATAATAGAGATTCCATGGCAGAACTTGCTCGGTACAATTCTTTTACAAACCTACCAATGAGCTCTCACTTGGTAAACTCTCTGCAATTGCCTTTCCCCCAAAGAACCCTCGACCCAGAGGACTGTAAGCCACTATCCCAATTCCCAGCTTCCTACAAAACACCATGTCTTCATATACTTAGAAAGTCTTTCAAGATATTACTTTGTAGGTTGATTTGTTAGAAGTTTGGTTTTGAACACTTTACACTTTCAAGATTTGTTATTAGGGACTTACTAAACatgaaattgaatgtttaaagaTCTATTATCTATTTGCTTTCTTAGTCCTCTTACCTACAAAGTGGAATTATATCATCTTCGATGTCACGACTCCACAACGAATACTCCATTTGAATGACAGTGATTGGATGAACTGCATGAGCTCTCCTAATCTTGCACTTGCTTCAGACAAACCAATGCACTTTATCTTCCCCTCTTCCACCAGCTTCTTTAGCTCCCGCATCTTCACATCAACTCatcaaagatttaaaaaaaaaaactcgataTAGTCATCAATGGAAGAACGGAACGCTTAGGGTGGCAGGagcaaaacaaaaaaggaaagaggGGAGTAATTCACTTTGTTGCCTAAAAATGTCAAGTTTTGTGACTTTATGATACTTTTTGACTCCCTTTCTGAAAGATGACTTACAGTTTCTTCGATTGGCACAGATATATCGATATGATGCTGATAGTAGAGGTCGATATAATCAACTTGAAGGCGCTCAAGACTCGCTTCACAGCAGTTCCTAACATATTCAGGTTTCCCATTAACTGCAAATTCAAAGCCTCCTAATGGTACAATCCCAAACTTTGTAGCTAACTGAATCTTCTCTCGAGGGAGCTCTGTTT
Proteins encoded:
- the LOC120092624 gene encoding LOW QUALITY PROTEIN: perakine reductase-like (The sequence of the model RefSeq protein was modified relative to this genomic sequence to represent the inferred CDS: substituted 2 bases at 2 genomic stop codons); amino-acid sequence: MEEKPQNMSQIPRVKLGSQGLEVSRLGFGCAGLSGLYNAPLTHEDGCRMIKQVFTRGITFFDTSDLYGADHDNEIMVGKALKQLPREKIQLATKFGIVPLGSFQFAVNGTPEYVRKCCEASLKRLQVDHIDLYYQHRVDLSVPIEETMGELKKLVEEGKIKYIGLSEASVDMIRRAHAVHPITALQMEYSLWSRETEDEIIPLCRELGIGVVAYSPLGRGFFGGKAVVECLPSESLLVKHPRFSKENLEVNETMYKRLVDLAAKHSCTTAQLALAWLLHQGIDIVPIPGTTKVGNLDSNIGSLGVKLTEEDLKEISDAVPIDEVRGEREYDAFSRYMWNYADSSSKGXKLRXTSRSLKLVTTADMSKHFISQLCHTTGHFMKFSLQIVF